A window of the Acidovorax sp. YS12 genome harbors these coding sequences:
- a CDS encoding FAD-dependent oxidoreductase — MTNYPHLLAPLHLGFTTLKNRVLMGSMHVGLEEAPQGFERMAAFYAERARGGVGLIVTGGIAPNERARPMPGGAAMTTQAEADKHKVVTQAVHDAGGKICMQILHFGRYAYHPELVAPSALKAPISPFRPHALTGEEVEQTIEDYANAAALAQSAGYDGVEIMGSEGYLINEFIAAQTNQRDDAWGGSYENRIRFPLEIVRRTRARVGAEFIIIFRLSMLDLVEGGSTHEEVVQLAQALEQAGVTILNTGIGWHEARIPTIATKVPRAAFAWVTQQLKGKVGIPLVATNRINTPEVAEEVLASGQADMVSMARPFLADPEFVNKAAAGRAQDINTCIGCNQACLDHTFGGKITSCLVNPRACHETLLVPVPLTKKERVAVVGAGPAGLAFATEAAQRGLDVTLFDAGSEIGGQFNVAKQVPGKEEFYETLRYFGERLQQTGVAVKLGQRVSAADLVQAGFQHVVLATGIRPRLPDIEGITHPKVLGYLDVLQGKKPVGKTVAVIGAGGIGFDVSEYLLHEGVSPSLDKAQFFAEWGVDTTGSARGGLQPAHIGHVPRKIYLLQRKASKVGETLGKTTGWIHRTGLKNRGVEMVPGVAYRKVDDAGLHITVDGKDMTLPVDNVIVCAGQDPNRELQAALEAQGVRVHLIGGADKAAELDAKRAIKQGTELALRIDFAPAAPASAPATHQMPAAVQESLATWHAMVAEGSMAQLASILHPKAVFRSPMAHTPYPSAQAVQLILGTVVKVFEDFTYHRSYASEDGLSVVLEFSAKVNGKELKGIDQIRFDEEGKIVDFEVMVRPMSGLQALGEEMGKRLAPYLAAMKGAKA, encoded by the coding sequence ATGACCAACTATCCCCACCTGCTCGCGCCCCTTCATCTCGGCTTCACCACGCTCAAGAACCGCGTGCTCATGGGCTCCATGCACGTGGGGCTGGAAGAGGCGCCCCAGGGCTTCGAGCGCATGGCCGCGTTCTATGCCGAGCGCGCGCGGGGCGGCGTGGGCCTGATCGTGACGGGTGGCATCGCGCCCAACGAGCGCGCCCGCCCCATGCCCGGCGGCGCGGCCATGACCACGCAGGCCGAGGCCGACAAGCACAAGGTGGTGACGCAGGCGGTGCACGATGCGGGCGGCAAGATCTGCATGCAGATCCTGCACTTCGGCCGCTACGCCTACCACCCCGAGCTGGTGGCGCCCAGCGCCCTCAAGGCGCCCATCAGCCCGTTCCGCCCGCATGCGCTGACGGGCGAAGAGGTGGAGCAGACCATCGAGGACTACGCCAACGCCGCCGCGCTGGCGCAGAGCGCGGGCTACGACGGCGTGGAGATCATGGGCTCGGAGGGCTACCTCATCAACGAATTCATCGCCGCGCAGACCAACCAGCGCGACGACGCATGGGGCGGCAGCTACGAGAACCGCATCCGCTTTCCGCTAGAGATCGTGCGCCGCACGCGCGCCCGGGTGGGGGCGGAGTTCATCATCATCTTCCGCCTGTCCATGCTCGATTTGGTCGAAGGCGGCTCCACGCACGAAGAAGTGGTGCAGCTTGCCCAGGCGCTGGAGCAGGCGGGCGTGACCATCCTCAACACCGGCATTGGCTGGCACGAGGCGCGCATTCCAACAATAGCCACCAAGGTGCCGCGCGCGGCGTTCGCCTGGGTCACGCAGCAGCTCAAGGGCAAGGTGGGCATTCCGCTGGTGGCCACCAACCGCATCAACACGCCCGAGGTGGCCGAGGAGGTGCTGGCTTCGGGCCAGGCCGACATGGTGAGCATGGCGCGCCCCTTCCTGGCCGACCCGGAGTTCGTCAACAAGGCCGCCGCGGGCCGGGCGCAGGACATCAACACCTGCATCGGCTGCAACCAGGCCTGCCTGGACCACACCTTCGGCGGCAAGATCACCTCGTGCCTGGTCAACCCGCGCGCGTGCCACGAGACCCTCCTGGTGCCCGTGCCGCTCACGAAGAAAGAGCGCGTGGCCGTGGTCGGCGCGGGCCCGGCCGGCCTGGCCTTCGCCACCGAGGCCGCGCAGCGCGGGCTGGACGTGACGCTGTTCGACGCCGGCAGCGAGATCGGCGGCCAGTTCAACGTGGCCAAGCAGGTGCCGGGCAAGGAAGAGTTCTACGAAACCCTGCGCTACTTCGGCGAGCGCCTGCAGCAGACCGGCGTGGCCGTGAAGCTGGGCCAGCGCGTCAGCGCCGCTGACCTGGTGCAAGCGGGCTTCCAGCATGTGGTGCTGGCGACCGGCATCCGCCCGCGCCTGCCGGACATCGAAGGCATCACGCACCCCAAGGTGCTGGGCTACCTCGACGTGCTGCAGGGCAAGAAGCCCGTGGGCAAGACGGTGGCCGTGATCGGCGCGGGCGGCATCGGCTTCGACGTATCGGAATATCTGCTGCACGAGGGCGTGAGCCCCAGCCTGGACAAGGCCCAGTTCTTCGCCGAATGGGGCGTGGACACCACCGGCAGCGCGCGCGGCGGCCTGCAGCCCGCGCACATCGGCCACGTGCCGCGCAAGATCTACCTGTTGCAGCGCAAGGCCAGCAAGGTGGGCGAGACCTTAGGCAAGACCACCGGCTGGATCCACCGCACGGGCCTGAAGAACCGGGGTGTGGAGATGGTCCCCGGCGTGGCCTACCGCAAGGTGGACGACGCGGGCCTGCACATCACCGTGGACGGCAAGGACATGACCCTGCCGGTGGACAACGTCATCGTCTGCGCGGGCCAGGACCCCAACCGCGAACTGCAGGCCGCGCTGGAGGCGCAGGGCGTGCGCGTGCACCTCATCGGCGGCGCCGACAAGGCCGCCGAGCTGGACGCCAAGCGCGCCATCAAGCAGGGCACCGAACTGGCGCTGCGCATCGACTTCGCCCCCGCAGCACCCGCCAGCGCCCCCGCCACGCACCAGATGCCCGCCGCCGTGCAGGAGAGCCTGGCAACCTGGCACGCCATGGTGGCCGAGGGCAGCATGGCGCAGCTCGCGTCCATCCTGCACCCCAAGGCCGTGTTCCGCTCGCCCATGGCGCACACGCCGTACCCCAGCGCGCAGGCGGTGCAGCTCATCCTGGGCACGGTGGTCAAGGTGTTCGAGGACTTCACCTACCACCGCAGCTACGCCAGCGAGGACGGCCTGAGCGTGGTGCTCGAATTCAGCGCCAAGGTGAACGGCAAGGAGCTCAAGGGCATCGACCAGATCCGCTTCGACGAGGAGGGCAAGATCGTCGATTTCGAGGTCATGGTGCGCCCGATGAGCGGCCTGCAGGCCCTGGGCGAGGAAATGGGCAAGCGCCTGGCGCCGTACCTGGCCGCCATGAAAGGCGCCAAGGCCTGA
- a CDS encoding crotonase/enoyl-CoA hydratase family protein produces MPTFETLGLALQDHIATVRLNRPEKANAMNATMWQEIRQAFQWVDETPEARVAVLQAEGKYFTAGIDLQMMMGLGAQVADDCEGRQREKLRRVILDLQDTLTSLERCRKPVLAAIHGGCIGGGIDLITCADMRYASEDASFTIKEIDIGMVADVGTLQRLPKLIGQGITRELAYTGRVFGAQEAREIGLLNRVFATREALYEGVQAIAASIAAKSPLSIRGTKEMLNYARDHSVADSLNYIATWNAAMLQSKDLVAAMTASMARQQPQFKD; encoded by the coding sequence ATGCCAACCTTTGAAACCCTGGGCCTTGCCTTGCAGGACCACATCGCCACCGTGCGCCTGAACCGTCCCGAAAAGGCCAACGCCATGAACGCCACCATGTGGCAGGAAATCCGCCAGGCCTTCCAGTGGGTGGACGAAACCCCCGAGGCGCGCGTGGCCGTGCTGCAGGCCGAGGGCAAATACTTCACCGCAGGCATCGACCTGCAGATGATGATGGGCCTGGGCGCGCAGGTGGCCGACGACTGCGAGGGCCGCCAGCGCGAGAAGCTGCGCCGCGTCATCCTCGACCTGCAGGACACGCTGACCAGCCTGGAGCGCTGCCGCAAGCCCGTGCTCGCCGCCATCCACGGCGGCTGCATCGGCGGCGGCATCGACCTCATCACCTGCGCCGACATGCGCTACGCCAGCGAGGACGCGAGCTTCACCATCAAGGAGATCGACATCGGCATGGTGGCCGACGTGGGCACGCTGCAGCGCCTGCCCAAGCTCATCGGTCAGGGCATCACGCGCGAGCTGGCGTACACCGGCCGCGTCTTTGGCGCGCAGGAGGCGCGCGAGATCGGCCTGCTCAACCGCGTATTCGCCACGCGCGAAGCGCTGTACGAAGGCGTGCAGGCCATCGCCGCCAGCATCGCCGCCAAGTCGCCGCTGTCCATCCGCGGCACCAAGGAAATGCTGAACTACGCGCGCGACCACAGCGTGGCCGACAGCCTGAACTACATCGCCACCTGGAACGCCGCCATGCTGCAGAGCAAGGACCTGGTGGCGGCCATGACGGCCAGCATGGCCAGGCAGCAGCCGCAGTTCAAGGATTGA
- a CDS encoding TonB-dependent siderophore receptor, with translation MLLIPVIPFRLRLPAAALCLALAAIPAAAQDAAARTYDLPAQPLNATVARIASDSGARISVDAELARGVTAAPVRGSLTAEAAMQQALAGSGLELVRTGSGVLTVRRTAAVPAALSATAMTLREVTVTANAERSAETDGTGSYAAHGATLFKGVQSLREIPQSVSVLTRQQIDDQGLTTVDAAMDQVTGVITTGFAGEPVFLSRGYRMSPQIDGVQSTSSNGRYASSLPALAMYDRIEVLRGPGGLLSGNGEPGGVINYVKKRPRHDPAVSARLSAGSWDHYYTELDATGPLNAEGTLRGRAVLAWQDEHKFYDVATDQAKLFYGVLAYDLTPATTLGLSASYSHRRHTPFWGLPRYSDGSLPARTSFVGYDHLMRTQQTDLGIDLEHRFNGGWRLKGGYSQVGLERTYLIGYGTSAIDVSTGLGNYLTGNDRYDSTDRSFDVNVTGPVQLFGRTHRLTFGYDRLESNTTMGAAPWGRGSGWDLLSNHDFSAWIPADGNQTQYRTARAGFYSHAHIRPADAWTFVLGGRWSDYRTKSRGVTVPTDWNGSAAKADGRFTPFGGVLWDMTRQVTLYGSYAEIFEPQSDLDHNRQALKPRTGWQTEVGAKGEFFDGRLNASVALFRIRDENRSIIDPDPAHAVCGSSGTGSCSVAAGLWQSQGWEAEVSGSPARSWDVSASYTRTQTKVLRAASVDTENQVANANMPEHLFKFWTQYRPGTATLGGALEGWTFGAGVYASSRYAFSTLYPYQGGYATVSAKAGYRINRQWDAMLTVGNLFDRSYLERAGILGAYNIYGKPRNFTLTLRGSF, from the coding sequence ATGCTGCTGATCCCTGTCATCCCCTTCCGGCTGCGACTGCCGGCGGCTGCCCTCTGCCTGGCCCTGGCCGCCATACCCGCCGCCGCGCAAGACGCCGCCGCCCGTACCTACGACCTGCCGGCCCAGCCGCTGAACGCCACCGTGGCCCGCATCGCCAGCGACAGCGGCGCGCGCATCTCCGTGGACGCCGAACTGGCGCGCGGCGTCACCGCCGCGCCGGTGCGCGGCAGCCTGACGGCCGAAGCGGCCATGCAGCAGGCGCTGGCGGGTTCAGGGCTGGAACTGGTGCGCACCGGCAGCGGCGTGCTCACGGTGCGGCGCACGGCCGCCGTGCCTGCGGCGCTTTCGGCCACTGCGATGACGTTGCGCGAGGTGACCGTAACCGCCAACGCCGAGCGCAGCGCCGAGACCGACGGCACCGGCTCCTATGCCGCGCATGGCGCCACGCTGTTCAAGGGGGTGCAGTCGTTGCGCGAGATACCGCAGTCGGTGAGCGTCCTCACCCGCCAGCAGATAGACGACCAGGGGTTGACGACGGTCGATGCCGCAATGGACCAGGTGACTGGAGTCATCACCACCGGCTTTGCGGGCGAGCCGGTCTTCCTGAGCCGGGGCTACCGCATGAGCCCACAGATCGATGGCGTGCAGAGCACCAGCAGCAACGGCCGCTACGCCTCTTCGCTGCCCGCGCTGGCCATGTACGACCGCATCGAGGTATTGCGCGGCCCCGGCGGCCTGCTGAGCGGCAACGGCGAGCCCGGCGGCGTGATCAACTATGTCAAGAAGCGCCCGCGCCACGATCCGGCTGTTTCGGCACGCTTGTCGGCCGGCTCCTGGGACCATTACTACACCGAGCTCGACGCCACGGGTCCGCTCAACGCCGAGGGCACGCTGCGCGGCCGCGCCGTGCTCGCCTGGCAGGACGAGCACAAGTTCTACGACGTGGCGACCGACCAGGCCAAGCTGTTCTACGGCGTGCTGGCTTATGACCTGACGCCCGCGACCACGCTGGGCCTGTCGGCCTCCTACAGCCACCGCCGCCATACGCCGTTCTGGGGGCTGCCGCGCTACAGCGACGGCAGCCTGCCCGCGCGCACATCCTTCGTGGGCTACGACCACCTCATGCGCACCCAGCAGACGGATCTGGGCATCGACCTGGAACACCGGTTCAACGGTGGCTGGCGCCTGAAGGGCGGCTACAGCCAGGTGGGCCTGGAACGGACGTATCTCATCGGCTATGGCACCAGCGCCATCGACGTTTCCACGGGGTTGGGCAACTACCTGACCGGAAACGACCGCTATGACTCGACCGACAGGTCGTTCGACGTGAACGTCACCGGCCCGGTGCAGCTTTTCGGTCGCACGCACCGGCTGACCTTCGGCTACGACCGCCTCGAAAGCAACACCACCATGGGCGCCGCCCCGTGGGGGCGTGGCTCGGGGTGGGATTTGCTGAGCAACCATGACTTCAGCGCCTGGATTCCCGCCGACGGCAATCAGACACAGTACCGCACGGCACGCGCGGGCTTCTACAGCCATGCGCACATCCGTCCGGCCGATGCCTGGACCTTCGTGCTCGGCGGCCGCTGGTCCGACTACCGAACCAAGAGCCGAGGGGTCACGGTGCCGACCGACTGGAACGGCAGCGCAGCCAAGGCGGACGGCAGGTTCACGCCTTTCGGCGGAGTGCTCTGGGACATGACCCGGCAGGTCACGCTCTACGGTAGCTATGCCGAAATCTTCGAGCCGCAGAGCGACCTCGACCACAACCGGCAGGCGCTCAAGCCACGCACCGGCTGGCAAACCGAGGTCGGTGCCAAGGGCGAATTCTTCGACGGCCGGCTCAACGCCTCGGTCGCGCTGTTCCGCATTCGCGACGAGAATCGCTCGATCATCGACCCTGATCCCGCACACGCCGTCTGCGGCAGTTCGGGTACCGGCTCCTGCTCCGTGGCCGCGGGCCTGTGGCAGAGCCAGGGCTGGGAGGCCGAGGTCTCGGGCAGCCCGGCGCGTAGCTGGGACGTCTCGGCCAGTTACACGCGTACGCAGACCAAGGTACTGCGCGCGGCCAGCGTCGATACCGAGAACCAGGTGGCCAACGCCAACATGCCGGAGCATCTGTTCAAGTTCTGGACGCAGTACCGCCCCGGAACGGCCACCCTCGGCGGCGCGCTGGAGGGTTGGACCTTCGGCGCCGGTGTCTATGCGAGCAGCCGCTATGCCTTCAGCACGCTCTATCCGTACCAGGGCGGCTATGCCACCGTCTCGGCCAAGGCGGGCTACCGCATCAACCGGCAATGGGACGCCATGCTGACGGTCGGCAACCTGTTCGACCGGAGCTACCTGGAGCGTGCGGGGATACTGGGCGCGTACAACATCTACGGCAAGCCGCGCAACTTCACGCTGACGCTGCGTGGCAGCTTCTGA
- a CDS encoding DUF4880 domain-containing protein: protein MKADARNADAAQAAIGWMVELRSGEATAAEHQAFAAWLAADPAHREAWQRLAGAVGQAFGDPSAVRPGAADAVNGALDLASTRATQRRRLLRGALGFAGVGLGTAWTGRHAGLLPDWSADLHTATAERRSHTLSDGSTLLLDARSSADVAFTATERGVRLREGQLIASVRAQPGGAAPFVVHTAQGSVRALDTRFMVRQAAGRSLAVVLEHSVEVATASGLQRHVLHAGDAVWFDAARIEAVPPDAGALAAADWQRGLLVAQDLPLADVVQALRPYRHGFIRIAPDAARLRVSGSYPLADTDASLQALAETLPIDVHVYTGGWLVRIERRG, encoded by the coding sequence ATGAAGGCTGACGCCCGCAACGCCGACGCCGCGCAGGCCGCCATCGGCTGGATGGTGGAGCTGCGCTCCGGCGAGGCCACCGCCGCTGAGCACCAGGCGTTCGCCGCCTGGCTGGCGGCCGACCCGGCCCACCGCGAGGCATGGCAGCGCCTGGCCGGCGCCGTGGGCCAGGCATTCGGCGACCCATCCGCCGTGCGTCCCGGCGCAGCGGACGCGGTGAACGGCGCATTGGACCTGGCGTCCACGCGCGCCACGCAGCGCCGGCGCCTGCTGCGCGGCGCGCTGGGCTTTGCTGGCGTGGGGCTGGGCACCGCCTGGACGGGGCGGCACGCCGGCCTGTTACCCGACTGGAGCGCCGACTTGCACACCGCCACGGCCGAGCGCCGCAGCCACACGCTGTCCGACGGCAGCACGCTGCTGCTGGACGCGCGCAGCTCCGCCGACGTGGCCTTCACCGCCACCGAGCGCGGTGTGCGGCTGCGCGAGGGGCAACTGATCGCCAGCGTGCGGGCCCAGCCGGGCGGCGCGGCGCCGTTCGTGGTGCACACCGCGCAGGGCAGCGTGCGGGCCCTGGACACGCGCTTCATGGTGCGCCAGGCCGCCGGGCGCAGCCTGGCCGTGGTGCTGGAGCACAGCGTGGAGGTGGCCACGGCGAGCGGCCTGCAGCGCCACGTGCTGCACGCGGGGGATGCGGTCTGGTTCGATGCCGCGCGCATTGAGGCCGTGCCGCCGGATGCCGGCGCGCTCGCCGCCGCCGACTGGCAGCGCGGCCTGCTGGTGGCGCAGGACCTGCCCCTGGCCGACGTGGTGCAGGCGCTGCGGCCCTACCGGCACGGCTTCATCCGCATCGCGCCCGACGCGGCGCGGCTGCGCGTGTCGGGCAGCTACCCCCTGGCGGATACCGACGCCAGCCTGCAGGCGCTGGCCGAGACGCTGCCGATCGACGTGCACGTGTACACGGGGGGCTGGCTGGTGCGCATCGAGCGGCGCGGCTGA
- a CDS encoding sigma-70 family RNA polymerase sigma factor: MPQPPLSAADSAAASSLFTDHHGWLLGRLRQRLRNTAEAEDVASEAFARVIGYRRLQALQEPRAYLTTVAKSILLQFWRRRDLERAWIDSLALAPETFAPSPEERALWLESLERIAQALDGLSPRARQAFLLSQLDGLTYAQIAERLGVSASMVRKYMAQGLQQCMRAVDEG, translated from the coding sequence ATGCCCCAGCCGCCGCTCTCCGCCGCCGATTCCGCCGCTGCCTCCTCCCTGTTCACCGACCACCACGGCTGGCTGCTGGGCCGGCTGCGCCAGCGCCTGCGCAACACGGCCGAGGCGGAGGACGTGGCCTCGGAAGCCTTTGCGCGCGTCATCGGCTACCGCCGCCTGCAGGCGCTGCAGGAGCCGCGCGCCTACCTCACCACGGTGGCCAAGAGCATCCTGCTGCAGTTCTGGCGCCGCCGCGACCTGGAGCGCGCCTGGATCGACAGCCTGGCGCTGGCGCCCGAAACCTTCGCGCCCTCGCCCGAGGAACGGGCACTGTGGCTCGAATCGCTGGAACGCATCGCGCAGGCGCTCGACGGGCTTTCGCCCAGGGCGCGCCAGGCCTTCCTGCTGAGCCAGCTCGACGGCCTGACTTACGCGCAGATCGCCGAGCGACTCGGCGTGTCGGCCAGCATGGTGCGCAAGTACATGGCGCAGGGCCTGCAGCAGTGCATGCGCGCGGTCGATGAAGGCTGA